One part of the Phragmites australis chromosome 3, lpPhrAust1.1, whole genome shotgun sequence genome encodes these proteins:
- the LOC133912778 gene encoding dormancy-associated protein 1, producing the protein MLEKLWDYVVAGPHPETGLEKLRKATTSRPLVINKDEDGGAAGGSYKRTQSMPTTPTTPVTPSSSSMTPRSNDNVWRSVFHPGSNLATKGMGADLFDRPQPNSPTVYDWLYSDETRSNHR; encoded by the exons ATGCTGGAGAAGCTGTGGGACTACGTGGTCGCCGGGCCTCATCCGGAGACCGGCCTCGAGAAGCTCCGCAAGGCCACCACCTCCCGCCCTCTTGTCATCAACAAAG ATGAGGACGGAGGAGCTGCTGGTGGGAGCTACAAGCGGACGCAGTCGATGCCGACGACCCCCACGACGCCGGTGactccgtcgtcgtcgtccatgACGCCGCGCTCCAACGACAACGTGTGGCGCAGCGTGTTCCACCCGGGGAGCAACCTGGCAACCAAGGGCATGGGCGCCGATCTCTTCGACCGCCCGCAGCCCAACTCCCCCACCGTCTACGACTG GCTCTATAGCGACGAAACAAGGAGCAACCACCGCTAG